A portion of the Laribacter hongkongensis DSM 14985 genome contains these proteins:
- the trpC gene encoding indole-3-glycerol phosphate synthase TrpC, whose translation MSDILEKILATKTEEVAAARKARPLASLRNDAETRRDIRDFAGALTRCQSVGRAGVIAEIKKASPSKGIIRPDFQPAAIAESYAGHGAACLSVLTDVRYFQGAADYLVAARDACDLPVLRKDFLVDEYQVFEARAMGADCILLIVAALDDARLADFEAIARELGMAVLVETHDAAELDRALRMASPLIGVNNRNLRTFDVSLDTTLSLLPVIQAERRMAITESGISTPGDVIRMREAGVNSFLVGEAFMREADPGAALAHLFA comes from the coding sequence ATGTCCGACATACTCGAAAAAATCCTCGCCACCAAAACCGAAGAAGTGGCCGCCGCCCGCAAGGCCCGTCCGCTGGCCAGCCTGCGCAATGATGCCGAAACCCGTCGCGACATCCGTGATTTTGCCGGTGCCCTGACCCGCTGCCAGTCGGTCGGACGGGCTGGCGTGATCGCCGAAATCAAGAAAGCCAGTCCGTCCAAGGGCATCATCCGCCCGGATTTCCAGCCGGCCGCCATTGCCGAAAGCTACGCCGGCCATGGTGCAGCCTGCCTGTCGGTCCTGACGGACGTCCGGTATTTCCAGGGAGCGGCCGATTATCTGGTAGCGGCCCGCGATGCTTGCGACCTGCCGGTCCTGCGCAAGGATTTCCTGGTGGACGAATACCAGGTGTTCGAAGCGCGTGCCATGGGAGCGGACTGCATCCTGCTGATCGTGGCGGCACTGGATGACGCCCGGCTGGCCGACTTTGAAGCCATCGCCCGCGAGCTCGGCATGGCCGTACTGGTGGAAACCCATGACGCTGCCGAACTGGACCGCGCCCTGCGGATGGCTTCGCCGCTGATCGGCGTCAACAACCGCAACCTGCGCACCTTTGACGTCAGCCTCGATACCACGCTGTCCCTGTTGCCGGTCATCCAGGCCGAAAGGCGCATGGCCATCACCGAATCGGGCATCAGCACGCCTGGCGACGTGATCCGCATGCGCGAAGCCGGCGTCAACAGCTTCCTGGTCGGTGAAGCCTTCATGCGAGAAGCCGATCCCGGCGCGGCGCTGGCACACCTGTTCGCCTGA
- a CDS encoding OmpA family protein: protein MQFKTSLVAACAVALAVSGCATNDLGQKRDLNNTEIGAILGTLGGAAIGAAVSSKKDRSKGALIGAIGGGLAGAGIGQYMDRQARDFQRQLATQIRDGQIFVVKRADNSILVTMTSQTAFDTSSASLKPGFMPTINTISRIVNQYGKTTLDITGHTDSTGNDRINVPLSQNRAAAVQNALLSRNVHPQRLSAYGMGASQPRASNASEAGRQLNRRVEILIEPVAAG, encoded by the coding sequence ATGCAGTTCAAGACCTCGCTGGTTGCTGCCTGTGCCGTTGCACTGGCTGTCAGTGGTTGTGCCACCAACGATTTGGGGCAAAAGCGGGACCTTAACAACACCGAAATCGGCGCCATCCTCGGCACCCTCGGCGGTGCGGCCATCGGCGCGGCCGTGTCGAGCAAGAAAGACCGCTCGAAAGGCGCACTGATCGGCGCCATCGGTGGCGGGCTGGCCGGTGCCGGCATTGGTCAGTACATGGACCGCCAGGCCCGCGACTTCCAGCGCCAGCTGGCGACCCAGATCCGCGACGGACAGATTTTCGTGGTCAAGCGTGCGGACAATTCGATCCTGGTGACCATGACCAGCCAGACGGCGTTTGATACCAGTTCGGCCAGCTTGAAGCCGGGTTTCATGCCGACCATCAACACCATTTCGCGCATCGTCAACCAGTACGGCAAGACCACGCTCGACATCACCGGCCATACTGATTCGACCGGCAACGACCGCATCAATGTCCCGCTGTCGCAAAACCGTGCGGCCGCCGTGCAAAATGCCCTGCTGTCCCGCAACGTCCATCCGCAGCGCCTGTCGGCCTACGGCATGGGAGCCAGCCAGCCTCGGGCCAGCAATGCCAGCGAAGCCGGGCGCCAGCTTAACCGCCGGGTGGAAATCCTGATCGAGCCGGTAGCTGCCGGCTGA